In Mastomys coucha isolate ucsf_1 unplaced genomic scaffold, UCSF_Mcou_1 pScaffold5, whole genome shotgun sequence, one genomic interval encodes:
- the LOC116077486 gene encoding LOW QUALITY PROTEIN: serine protease 29-like (The sequence of the model RefSeq protein was modified relative to this genomic sequence to represent the inferred CDS: substituted 1 base at 1 genomic stop codon) — protein sequence MLSQLCLILFSLGCSIAGTPAPVPEDALVGIVGGYSAPQGKWPWQVSLRIYSYYWACWVHICGGSIIHPQLVLTAAHCIRERDADPSAFRIHAGEVYLYGGKELPSVSHVIVHPDFVQAGLGSDVALLQLAESVQHFPNVKPVKLSSESLEVTKKDVCWATGWGAVSTYRKXLLPPPYCLREVQVKTVDNALCEELYHNATKHCNHGQRLILQDMLCAGSQGQDSCYGDSGGPLDCNMTGSWILVGVVSWGYGCALRDIPGVYSRVQSFLPWQMQRFSQAQLRGRQLRMSRLWSWYQSGRPGFRLWGVGAQGTER from the exons ATGCTGAGCCAGCTGTGCCTGATCCTCTTCTCTCTTGGGTGCTCCATTGCTGGAACCCCAG CACCTGTGCCTGAGGATGCGCTGGTGGGCATCGTGGGGGGCTATAGTGCCCCACAGGGGAAGTGGCCATGGCAGGTCAGCCTGAGGATCTATAGCTACTACTGGGCCTGCTGGGTGCACATCTGTGGGGGCTCCATCATCCATCCACAGTTGGTGCTGACTGCTGCTCACTGCATTCGTGA GAGAGATGCCGACCCATCAGCCTTTCGGATCCACGCTGGGGAGGTGTACCTCTATGGGGGCAAGGAGCTGCCGAGTGTGAGCCACGTCATCGTCCACCCAGACTTCGTCCAAGCTGGCTTGGGTTCAGATGTGGCTCTGCTCCAGCTGGCAGAGTCTGTACAACACTTTCCTAATGTCAAGCCagtcaagctgtcctctgagtctCTTGAGGTCACCAAGAAGGATGTGTGCTGGGCGACCGGCTGGGGTGCAGTGAGCACATACAGGAAGT GATTGTTGCCTCCTCCCTACTGCCTGCGGGAGGTGCAGGTAAAGACAGTGGACAACGCCCTTTGTGAGGAGCTGTACCACAATGCCACCAAGCACTGCAATCATGGCCAGAGACTGATCCTGCAGGACATGCTATGTGCAGGCAGCCAGGGCCAGGACTCCTGCTAT ggTGACTCAGGTGGTCCTCTGGACTGCAATATGACGGGCTCATGGATCCTGGTGGGAGTGGTGAGCTGGGGCTATGGCTGTGCCCTGAGGGACATCCCTGGGGTCTACTCACGTGTGCagtccttcctgccctggcagaTGCAGAGATTCTCCCAAGCCCAGCTGCGTGGCCGTCAGCTGAGGATGAGTCGGCTTTGGTCATGGTACCAGAGTGGACGGCCAGGGTTTAGGCTCTGGGGTGTAGGCGCTCAGGGCACTGAGCGCTAG